One Mustelus asterias chromosome 12, sMusAst1.hap1.1, whole genome shotgun sequence genomic region harbors:
- the LOC144501530 gene encoding myosin-4-like, whose translation MGDAEMAVFGKAAPFLRKSDKERLEAQNKPFDAKTACYVPEPKELYVKATVKSREGGKATVETLESKQTLTVKDDDVLPMNPPKFDKIEDMAMMTHLNEASVLFNLKERYAAWMIYTYSGLFCVTVNPYKWLPVYDPEVVTGYRGKKRQEAPPHIFSISDNAYQFMQTDRENQSILITGESGAGKTVNTKRVIQYFASVGAGAGDAKKKEAQQSGKMKGSLEDQIIQANPLLEAFGNAKTVRNDNSSRFGKFIRIHFGTTGKLSSADIETYLLEKSRVTFQLKAERSYHIFYQMMTNHKPEIVESCLITTNPYDYQFISQGEISVTSIDDTEELVATDTAIDILGFTNDEKWGIYKFTGAVMHFGNMKFKQKQREEQAEPEGTEDADKVAYLTGLNSADLLKALCYPRVKVGNEFVTKGQTVRQVYNSVGALAKSIFEKMFLWMVIRINQQLDTKQARQFFIGVLDIAGFEIFDYNSLEQLCINFTNEKLQQFFNHHMFVLEQEEYKKEGIEWEFIDFGMDLAACIELIEKPMGIFSILEEECMFPKASDTSFKNKLYDQHLGKSNNFQKPKPAKGKAEAHFSLVHYAGTVDYNITGWLDKNKDPLNETVIGLFQKSSVKLLAQLYAVSAEAEAAGKKGGKKKGSSFQTVSALFRENLGKLMANLRTTHPHFVRCLIPNETKTPGAMENFLVIHQLRCNGVLEGIRICRKGFPSRIIYGDFKQRYRILNASAIPEGQFIDSKKASEKLLGSIDVDHTQYRFGHTKVFFKAGLLGTLEEMRDDKLAQLVTRTQAMCRGFLMRVEFQRMMERREALYTLQYNIRSFTNVKHWPWMQLYFKIKPLLKSAETEKEMANMKDEFEKTKEALTKSEARRKELEEKMVAFVQEKNDLELQVQAESETLADAEERCEGLIKNKIQLEAKVKESNERLEDEEEINAELTAKKRKLEDECSELKKDIDDLELTLAKVEKEKHATENKVKNLTEEMATLDESIAKVTKEKKALQEAHQQTLDDLQAEEDKVNTLTKTKTKLEQQVDDLEGSLEQEKKLRMDLERAKRKLEGDLKLAQETTMDLENDKQQLDEKLKKKEFEISQLQSKVEDEQALASQLQKKIKELQARIEELEEEIEAERASRAKTEKQRADLSRELEEISERLEEAGGATAAQIEMNKKREAEFQKMRRDLEESTLQHEATAAALRKKQADSVAELGEQIDNLQRVKQKLEKEKSELKMEIDDLASNMESVSKNKANLEKVARTLEDQVSELKTKHDEHHRLINDLSTHKARLGTENGELNRQLEEKEALVSQLTRGKQAYTQQTEELKRQLEEETKAKGALAHALQSARHDCDLLREQYEEEQEAKAELQRGMSKANSEVAQWRTKYETDAIQRTEELEEAKKKLAQRLQDAEEHIEAVNSKCASLEKTKQRLQNEVEDLMIDVERANSAAAALDKKQKNFDKILADWKQKFEESQAELEAAQKESRSVSTELFKMKNAYEESLEQLETLKRENKNLQQEISDLTEHLAESSKALHEIEKAKKTAEQEKSEIQAALEEAEASLEHEESKILRIQLEMNQIKSEIDRKIAEKDEEIDQLKRNHQRVVETMQSALDAEIRSRNDALRIKKKMEGDLNEMEIQLGHANRQASEAQKHLRNLQGQLKDTQLHLDDAVRSQEDLKEQLAMVERRSGLQQAEIEEMRAALEQTDRSRKIAEQELVDVTERVQLLHSQNTSLINTKKKLDADLNHLQTEMEDTIQESRNAEEKAKKAITDAAMMAEELKKEQDTSAHLERMKKNLEQTVKDLQHRLDEAEQLAMKGGKKQLQKLEARVRELENELEAEQKRGADAVKGVRKYERRVKELTYQSEEDRKNVLRLQDLVDKLQLKVKAYKRQCEETEEQANIHLSKFRKVQHELEEAEERADIAESQVNKLRSKSRDISVKASAEE comes from the exons ATGGGGGATGCGGAAATGGCAGTGTTTGGAAAGGCGGCGCCCTTTTTGCGTAAAAGCGATAAGGAGCGATTGGAGGCTCAGAACAAACCATTCGATGCTAAAACAGCCTGCTATGTCCCCGAACCAAAAGAATTGTACGTGAAAGCTACAGTCAAGAGTAGAGAGGGTGGTAAAGCCACCGTCGAGACACTTGAGTCCAAGCAG ACACTAACTGTCAAAGACGACGACGTCCTCCCAATGAACCCTCCGAAATTCGATAAAATCGAGGACATGGCCATGATGACCCACTTGAATGAAGCATCTGTGCTGTTTAACCTCAAAGAGCGTTATGCAGCCTGGATGATCTAT ACCTACTCCGGGTTGTTCTGTGTCACTGTGAATCCCTACAAGTGGTTGCCAGTGTACGATCCAGAGGTGGTGACCGGTTACAGAGGCAAGAAGCGACAAGAGGCTCCTCCACACATCTTCTCCATCTCTGACAATGCCTATCAGTTCATGCAAACTG ATCGTGAAAACCAGTCCATTTTGATCAC CGGAGAATCTGGTGCCGGAAAGACTGTGAACACGAAACGTGTCAtccagtactttgcatcagttggTGCTGGCGCGGGGGACGCCAAGAAGAAAGAGGCTCAACAATCCGGAAAGATGAAG GGCTCCCTGGAGGATCAAATCATCCAGGCCAACCCACTGCTGGAAGCCTTTGGTAATGCCAAGACCGTGAGGAATGACAACTCGTCTCGCTTC GGTAAATTCATCAGAATTCACTTTGGCACCACTGGGAAACTGTCTTCTGCTGATATTGAAACCT ATCTACTGGAAAAATCCAGAGTAACATTCCAGCTAAAAGCGGAAAGGAGTTACCACATTTTCTATCAGATGATGACCAATCACAAACCAGAAATTGTTG AGAGTTGTCTCATTACCACCAACCCCTATGATTATCAGTTCATCAGCCAGGGTGAGATTTCCGTTACTAGTATCGACGATACAGAAGAATTGGTGGCGACTGAT ACTGCCATCGACATCCTGGGCTTCACCAATGATGAGAAATGGGGCATCTACAAATTCACTGGTGCAGTAATGCACTTTGGGAACATGAAATTCAAGCAAAAACAACGTGAGGAGCAGGCCGAGCCAGAAGGCACAGAAG ATGCCGACAAGGTTGCTTACCTAACTGGACTCAACTCTGCAGATTTGCTGAAGGCTTTATGTTATCCAAGAGTGAAGGTTGGCAATGAATTTGTGACCAAAGGTCAAACTGTTCGGCAG GTCTACAACTCAGTTGGTGCCCTTGCCAAATCCATTTTTGAGAAAATGTTCTTGTGGATGGTTATCCGTATCAATCAGCAATTGGACACCAAACAGGCCAGACAGTTCTTCATTGGTGTGCTGGATATTGCTGGGTTCGAAATTTTTGAT TACAACAGCTTGGAACAGTTATGTATCAACTTCACCAATGAGAAACTGCAGCAGTTCTTCAACCACCACATGTTTGTTCTGGAACAAGAAGAGTACAAGAAGGAAGGAATTGAATGGGAATTCATTGACTTTGGAATGGATCTGGCTGCTTGCATTGAACTCATTGAAAAG CCCATGGGTATCTTCTCAATCCTGGAAGAGGAGTGCATGTTCCCCAAGGCCTCAGACACTTCTTTCAAGAATAAGCTGTATGATCAGCATCTTGGTAAGTCAAACAACTTCCAGAAACCCAAGCCTGCCAAAGGAAAGGCTGAAGCTCACTTCTCACTGGTCCATTATGCTGGCACTGTGGACTACAACATTACTGGCTGGCTGGACAAGAACAAGGACCCCCTGAATGAAACTGTAATTGGCCTATTCCAGAAATCATCAGTGAAACTATTGGCTCAACTCTACGCTGTATCCGCTGAAG CTGAAGCCGCGGGAAAGAAAGGTGGCAAAAAGAAGGGTTCTTCCTTCCAGACAGTATCTGCTCTGTTTAGG GAAAACTTAGGCAAGCTGATGGCTAACTTGAGAACCACACACCCACACTTTGTGCGTTGTCTCATCCCCAATGAGACAAAGACACCAG GTGCCATGGAAAACTTCCTTGTCATTCACCAGCTGAGGTGCAATGGTGTGCTTGAAGGCATCAGAATCTGCAGAAAGGGATTCCCAAGCAGAATCATCTACGGTGACTTCAAGCAAAG ATACAGGATTCTTAATGCAAGTGCTATTCCTGAAGGCCAGTTCATCGATAGCAAGAAGGCTTCTGAGAAGTTACTGGGATCCATTGACGTAGATCATACACAGTACAGATTTGGACACACAAAG GTGTTCTTTAAGGCTGGTCTCTTGGGTACACTTGAAGAGATGAGAGACGATAAGTTGGCGCAACTCGTGACCCGTACCCAGGCTATGTGTCGTGGATTCCTAATGAGAGTTGAATTTCAGAGAATGATGGAAAGGAG GGAAGCACTGTATACTCTACAGTACAACATCCGTTCATTCACAAATGTCAAACACTGGCCATGGATGCAATTGTATTTCAAGATCAAACCTCTTCTGAAGAGTGCAGAAACTGAGAAGGAAATGGCAAATATGAAAGATGAGTTTGAGAAAACTAAGGAGGCACTTACCAAATCTGAAGCACGAAGGAAGGAATTGGAAGAGAAAATGGTGGCTTTTGTACAGGAAAAGAATGACCTTGAACTCCAAGTCCAAGCG GAAAGTGAAACTCTGGCAGATGCAGAAGAAAGATgcgagggattgattaagaataaAATTCAACTGGAAGCAAAAGTGAAAGAATCTAATGAAAGAttggaagatgaagaagagataAATGCTGAACTTACAGCTAagaagaggaaactggaggatgAGTGTTCAGAATTGAAGAAagacattgatgatttggagctCACTTTAGCCAAAGTTGAAAAAGAAAAACATGCAACAGAGAACAAG GTAAAAAACCTCACTGAAGAGATGGCTACTCTTGATGAAAGCATTGCGAAAGTAACTAAGGAAAAGAAAGCCCTCCAAGAGGCCCATCAGCAGACCTTAGATGATCTTCAGGCAGAGGAAGACAAAGTCAACACTCTGACGAAAACAAAGACTAAGCTGGAGCAACAAGTTGATGAT CTTGAAGGTTCTCTAGAGCAGGAGAAGAAACTTCGCATGGATCTTGAACGTGCTAAGAGAAAACTTGAAGGTGACTTGAAGCTGGCACAGGAAACCACGATGGATTTGGAAAATGATAAGCAGCAGCTGGATGAAAAGTTAAAAAA GAAGGAATTTGAGATCAGCCAACTTCAAAGCAAAGTTGAAGATGAGCAGGCTTTGGCTTCACAACTGCAGAAAAAGATTAAAGAATTACAG GCTCGTATTGAAGAGCTTGAAGAAGAAATTGAAGCTGAACGTGCCTCTCGTGCCAAGACTGAGAAACAGAGAGCTGATCTTTCCCGGGAACTTGAAGAGATCAGTGAACGTCTTGAAGAAGCTGGTGGTGCCACTGCAGCACAGATTGAAATGAACAAGAAACGAGAAGCAGAATTTCAGAAGATGCGCCGCGATCTGGAAGAGTCCACCCTACAGCATGAAGCCACGGCTGCTGCTCTTCGCAAGAAGCAGGCTGATAGTGTTGCAGAACTTGGGGAACAAATCGACAACCTGCAACGTGTCAAACAGAAACTAGAGAAAGAAAAGAGTGAGTTGAAGATGGAAATTGATGACCTTGCTAGCAACATGGAATCTGTGTCTAAAAACAAG GCAAACCTTGAGAAAGTGGCCCGGACTCTTGAGGACCAGGTCAGTGAACTGAAGACCAAACATGATGAGCATCACCGTTTGATCAACGATTTATCAACTCACAAAGCACGCCTTGGAACAGAAAATG GTGAACTGAATCGCCAGTTGGAGGAGAAAGAAGCCTTGGTATCTCAACTAACAAGAGGCAAACAAGCATATACTCAGCAGACTGAGGAGCTCAAGAGACAGCTGGAGGAGGAAACAAAG GCTAAGGGTGCCTTGGCACATGCCCTGCAATCAGCCCGCCATGACTGTGATTTGCTCCGTGAGCAATATGAAGAGGAACAGGAGGCAAAGGCCGAGCTCCAACGTGGCATGTCCAAGGCCAACAGCGAAGTTGCTCAATGGAGAACAAAATACGAAACTGATGCAATTCAGCGCacagaggaactggaggaggccaa GAAAAAGCTTGCTCAGCGCTTGCAGGATGCAGAAGAGCACATTGAGGCTGTGAACTCCAAATGTGCTTCACTGGAAAAGACAAAACAGAGGTTGCAAAATGAAGTGGAGGATCTAATGATAGATGTGGAGAGGGCAAACTCAGCAGCAGCAGCTCTTGACAAGAAACAGAAGAACTTTGACAAG ATCCTGGCAGACTGGAAACAGAAATTTGAAGAAAGCCAGGCTGAACTGGAAGCAGCTCAGAAGGAGTCTCGCAGTGTGAGCACTGAGCTCTTCAAGATGAAGAATGCATATGAGGAGTCTCTGGAACAACTTGAAACTCTTAAACGAGAAAACAAGAATCTGCAGC AGGAGATCTCTGATCTGACTGAGCATCTGGCTGAAAGCAGCAAGGCCCTCcatgagatagaaaaggcaaagaAGACAGCTGAGCAGGAGAAGAGTGAAATTCAAGCAGCTCTAGAGGAAGCCGAG GCTTCTCTAGAACATGAAGAGAGCAAGATCCTCCGTATTCAGCTAGAAATGAACCAAATCAAATCTGAAATTGATAGGAAAATTGCCGAGAAAGATGAGGAGATTGACCAGCTGAAGAGGAACCACCAGAGGGTTGTAGAGACAATGCAAAGTGCCTTGGATGCAGAAATCAGGAGCAGAAATGATGCTCTAAGAATCAAAAAGAAAATGGAGGGTGATCTGAATGAAATGGAGATTCAGTTGGGACATGCGAACCGTCAAGCTTCCGAAGCTCAGAAACATCTCAGAAACCTGCAGGGTCAACTAAAG GATACCCAGTTACATCTGGATGATGCTGTCAGAAGCCAGGAAGACTTGAAGGAACAATTGGCCATGGTTGAGCGCAGAAGTGGTTTGCAGCAGGCTGAGATTGAAGAAATGAGAGCAGCACTGGAACAGACAGATAGATCTCGCAAAATTGCTGAACAAGAGCTTGTTGATGTCACTGAGAGAGTACAGCTGCTGCACTCACAG AACACAAGTCTCATCAACACCAAGAAGAAGCTGGATGCTGATCTGAATCATCTCCAAACTGAAATGGAGGACACAATTCAGGAATCGAGGAATGCTGAAGAAAAAGCAAAGAAGGCTATCACAGAT GCTGCCATGATGGCTGAAGAGCTGAAGAAGGAACAAGATACCAGTGCTCACCTTGAAAGAATGAAGAAGAACCTTGAGCAGACAGTGAAGGACCTTCAGCATCGGCTGGATGAGGCTGAGCAGCTGGCAATGAAAGGAGGAAAGAAGCAACTCCAGAAACTGGAGGCTAGG GTGCGTGAGCTGGAAAATGAACTGGAAGCTGAGCAGAAACGAGGTGCTGATGCTGTCAAAGGTGTTCGCAAATATGAAAGGAGAGTCAAGGAACTGACTTATCAG TCTGAGGAAGACAGGAAAAATGTTCTGAGACTGCAGGACTTAGTTGATAAACTGCAGCTGAAAGTTAAGGCTTACAAGAGGCAATGCGAGGAGACT GAGGAACAGGCCAACATTCACCTGTCCAAGTTTAGGAAGGTGCAGCATGAACTGGAGGAAGCCGAGGAACGTGCTGACATTGCAGAATCTCAAGTCAACAAACTGAGAAGCAAAAGCCGTGACATAAGTGTGAAG GCCTCCGCTGAAGAGTAG